DNA from Amycolatopsis sp. DSM 110486:
CCGCGCTGCTGCTGCGACGCAACCGGGCGCACGCGAGAGCGGACTGATCCCCGACACTCCCGACGGTCCGCCGCGCTTGGGGAACGGGTACGTGGCACGATGACCCGGTGACCAGCCCCAAACACGAACGCACCGGCCCCGACGGCGTGGGGGCCGTGCCCTACCTGCCCCTGTCGAGCGACGAGGAGGCCGCGGCGGCGGAACAGTCCATCGGCAAACTCGTCGGCGACGCCACCCAGCACCTGTCGACGCTGGTCAGGGCCGAGGTCGAGCTGGCGAAGTCGGAGCTGGTCGGCGAGATGAAGAAGGGGCTCAAGGGAGCCGTCTACTTCCTCATCGCCCTCGCCGTGGGGCTCTACAGCTCGTACTTCCTGTTCCTGTTCATCGCCGAGATCCTGTCGGACTGGTGGGGCATCCGCTGGCCGGCGTTCCTCACCGTGTTCGTCCTGATGCTGCTCACCA
Protein-coding regions in this window:
- a CDS encoding phage holin family protein produces the protein MTSPKHERTGPDGVGAVPYLPLSSDEEAAAAEQSIGKLVGDATQHLSTLVRAEVELAKSELVGEMKKGLKGAVYFLIALAVGLYSSYFLFLFIAEILSDWWGIRWPAFLTVFVLMLLTTAVTAFLGWRKVKKLKAPERTIDSVKETAAALKPRRATEDDLPATRS